Proteins encoded within one genomic window of Eleutherodactylus coqui strain aEleCoq1 chromosome 1, aEleCoq1.hap1, whole genome shotgun sequence:
- the LOC136588347 gene encoding transmembrane protein 126A-like, with the protein MEVVKPPESEFVKLLQVRFQQLPSYDQKFFQYGSVLIGLSASTSGLLCNQAFRQVMKIRRGFLFSSIIVTGIPLFQLTVLYQFAIPKAIMAGKMTCPLCNTVRGTCVGAIAGGLGSASLAALMSTLYFIKYDKKPLPTDLFRFSLNLYKPALMKLKYFFFFQALFSMAVSVHYYTIYEKMLVKPSLPMQEDERQEE; encoded by the exons ATGGAAGTTGTAAAACCTCCTGAAAGTGAGTTTGTAAAGCTCTTACAAGTGAGATTCCAGCAGCTTCCATCCTACGACCA GAAGTTTTTCCAGTATGGAAGTGTGTTGATCGGTTTAAGTGCCTCAACTTCTGGCCTGCTGTGTAACCAGGCCTTCAGACAAGTGATGAAGATCAGACGGGGCTTCCTGTTCTCCTCAATCATCGTGACCGGCATCCCTCTGTTCCAGCTCACCGTCCTGTACCAGTTTGCTATACCCAAGGCCATCATGGCTG GTAAGATGACGTGTCCCCTATGTAATACAGTCCGGGGTACCTGCGTCGGAGCCATTGCAGGAGGTCTGGGATCAGCGTCCTTGGCTGCACTCATGAGCACTCTATACTTCATCAA GTACGACAAGAAGCCGCTGCCAACTGATCTGTTCCGCTTCAGCCTTAACCTCTACAAACCGGCACTGATGAAGTTGAagtatttcttcttttttcaagcTCTCTTCAGCATGGCGGTCAGCGTGCACTATTACACCATATATGAAAAGATGCTGGTGAAGCCGTCTCTGCCGATGCAGGAAGACGAGCGACAGGAGGAATAA